ACAAGGTGGGCTATTCTTTGTGGATGGACCTGGTGGGACGGGAAAGACATTTTTGTATAGGGCACTTCTCGCAAAACTACGTAGCCAGGATAAGCTTGCCGTTGCCACAGCTACATCTGGGGTCGCAGCGGCCATAATGCCAGGTGGGAGGACGGCCCACTCGCGTTTCAAGATACCCCTAACTCTTCAAGAGGGCGGTTGCTGTAGCTTCACTAAACAGAGTGGtactgccaagttgttgcagcaagCAGCTCTCATAATTTGGGACGAGGCATCTATgacaaagaggcaaaatttagAAGCACTAGACAACAGCCTACGTGATATAATGGGTCGGTCACACCTACCCTTTGGTGGGAAGACTGTTGTCCTTGGTGGGGATTTCAGACAAGTACTCCCTGTTGTGCGGAAAGGATCTAGGGCTCAAATATTGGTGCTTCTCTACGAAGGTCGTATCTTTGGGAATCCATGCGCCACCTAAAGCTTGTTCGCAACATGAGGGCTCAGAGTGATCCGTGGTTTGCAGATTATTTGTTGCGCATTGGTGATGGAACAGAAGAGGTTAACGGAGATGGCAATGTTCGTATTCTAGATGAGATCTGTATCCCGTACTCTGGTGATGCCGATAAAGATCTTCATAGTTTGATTGACAGTATCTTTCCAAATCTGAATACAAACATGGCAGACAAAGACTACATCACCACCAGAGCGATTTTATCTACACGCAATGATTGGGTGGACATGATCAATATGAAAATGATTGAAATGTTCCAAGGTGGTGAGACGGTGTATCACAGTTTTGACACCGCGGTAGATGATCCACATAACTACTATCCATCAGAGTTTCTTAATAGCCTGACCCCCAACGGGCTGCCACCACATGTCTTGAAGCTGAAGCTCGGGTGTCCTGTCATATTGCTTAGGAATATTGACCCCGCCAATGGGCTATGCAACGGTACAAGGTTGGTGGTACGAGGGTTCCGAAGAAATACAATCGACGCTGAAATTGTTGTCGGGCAGCATGCTGGGAAGCGGGTATTTCTTCCTCGAATACCGCTATGCTCATCTGATGATGAAATGTTCCCTTTCCAGTTTAAGAGGAAGCAGTTTCCTATCAGGCTGAGCTTTGCCATGACGGTCAACAAGTCACAGGGCCAAACTATCCCAAACGTGGGGTGTGTACCTGCCCGCACCGGTCTTCTCTCACGGCCAATTGTACGTTGCGATGTCCAGAGCCACATCAAGAACGAATATTAAGATCCTTGCCCTACCACCTGATGCGGAGGCACAAGAAGAGGATGCCAAAAAGatggagaaaaaaaatgataaaaaGAATTCTGTGGTGAAAAAACCTAAGAATGCgttaaataaaaaacaaaaggaTAAGAAGACCCCAACAACAGATGGAACTTTCACAAAAAATATTGTTTATAAGGAGGTCCTAAcgccatagatgaggtaacctAACTTTAATGACTGATAATTGTAATTTTTTAATTCAATTGTTTTTGCAAAATAATATCTCATTGTCTCCATATTTGTTGTTGTTCCTAGGTATTCTCAATGATTGATCAAACTCCACAGGAAGATGATGCTTATGTGATGAGGATGCTTCTCGCATTGAGTTATCCTATGTTACTACGTTGATCAATAAGTGGAAAATACAAATAGAAAAAATTCAAATCTGTACCACTGGCCGATATGTTCATGTATATAAGTTCAAGTAAATATAAATACATTTCACTTGCATAATACGTATCTTTAAATTCGAATACTATACTAGGTAGCGATCTCGCATCAGACCAGGCTAAGGACGTGTGCACAGATCTCCGTGACCGTGTTTGATTTCATGAACTTTGTTTCTTTAAGTCAAATGTAACTTTATAGTTGGTATTTATgttttattataatattattatcttattgtgcgatccataaattttaaataaaaaatgttagttatcccgtagcaacgcacgggcacgctacctagtatTTCAAAATGGTGACTCAAGTCGTAGCTTTCTTTGTTGCAAGACAAGAAAGGTGTGCTGCCGTGAACTCCGGGTTTCGGTGTGTGCTACCTTTTTGCCTCTCATCAGCGCGGCATAGCTGATCGATGATGGTTGTGATGGTTGCTCTGCCCCCCCCTATCCCaaatcttgtttttttttcaccCAAAAATGCTGAAATCCTGTATTGTTTTGGCTTGCTGACAGAAATAAAATGTCAGCAAACATATGGACGCTAAAAGCAACTCCGGCTCCACCCCCTATATATTTGACCTTCTACTCTAGGTTTGGATAGTGCGGGTCAAAAGACGACTCCAGCAGCCCCCTACTACAACCTCCACATTTGTTAGCCTCCTAATTTGCCCCTTGAACCCCTACTTTTGTTGCCCTCCTACTCTCTCCTATTATTTTTTCTTGCAACTTTATTGAACACGTTCTTCACCACGACTTTGTCCGTCTTCCATGGCAGCGTAGCCTACCTTGGCCGGCAAGGCCAACCCCGACGGCACGGCCCTGTCCTGTCTCGATGGCCTACCCTGCCCCGACGGCGTGACAACCTTCGAGCTCCCTAGCATGGCGGCCAGCGAGCTCCCCGGTGCGGCATCTGTATCTGGCACCGCTGCCCCTCCCCTACAGGCCATGCCACACGAGTTCCCCGGCCACGGTATGCCCCTCCCCCAACCGGCGCCTAGCCTCGCCAGGCACACCCCTCCCCTCCAGCATCCTCCCTCCCTAGGCGCACACTCCTCGCTGGCGTCCTCCCTCCCCGAGTGTGCCCCCTTGCGCCGGTGTCTACCCCCACTAGCTTTACAACATGTGTGAAGGGAAGAAGATGATAGAGGATGACatgtgggtcccacatgtcatccaCTGCAATGATGGATTTGGGGGGGGGTCAATTTTAGGTAGTGCTACAGAGCAAACAACAAAACATGGGTAGTATAAAAATGGGTATTTACCTAAGCAGAGAAGTAGGGGATCTGTTTTAGGTAACCGTGGATCAAACCGCAAATGATCTAGCGACCTGTTTGTTTTGTATAGAAGCACCagccaatccatttgatgatttGAATAACTTTTTGACCTGCGGTGCACTGATGAATAGCATGGGTATCTATGGTTGATTACTTATAGAAGAGCACAATGATCTTATTGCTCCTAGCTAGCTAGTTGCTTCCTTGCTTGCTTAAACAAGAGCACGACTTGCTTGCTACCGACTATCGTTGTGTGTACAAAATTTCAATAAAAACATCAAAAATGACTTTGCACAAAAGTTGCAACATCAAGCCATAAGAGCATATGCATAAGATTTCCACATAAAGAACATGAATTAGTGACTGCATCAAAGTTTTTTATTGCATCATCAGATTACACGATCCCTTCATGCTTGCAACTAGACCCTAAAATATAATACAAAATAACAGCCATATATAGAATATAAATAATTTATGTTCACACATATCATCTtggttctaaatccacaaggcCAAGCTACCAGAGATGTTGTGGCAGCCAGTGGTATATGGGCCAAGTCCTCCCCATAGAAGTGGTCTCTTGTACTAGTGTAGTGGCATGCAAAGCCCACCCTACCATTGCTTATATATAGTGTCCAAGGGCATGATGGGAGGGGACTCTCTCCCACCCACTCTCATTTGTGTGTTATCAAACTCTAGTTTCCACCCCTCTCTCCTCCCCACTCTCCCCCTTAACCTATTCGGGGTCCATATTCCCAACACGGGACACAAGTAATACTATACATACTTTGCACATGGTGAAGTGATATGACCTTTTCCTCAATAAAGAAATGTATGTCTTAACCAAGGAAATATAATTTAAGATCCTGATAAGAGCACATATGAGAGATCCAAATATGTGAATGAATAAAAAAAACTCCAACCTCATCTTGTTATTAACCTACAAATAATACACAATAACAACTAATAACAAAACAAGAAAATATGGAAAGCAAGCATGTAACTTGAACCTTACATGATATTTCATACAAATATAAAGACTAGATAATATAGAAAACCTATAAAGAAACTAGTGATGACTATTTGTAGCCATAAAAACTACAAAAATCACACTTTTATACTAGTAGTCAGACTAAGCCATTGAACTCGAAtcgagtagctaaaataaacaTGTTCATGTGTAGCATATGTACGTGGCTTGATTTGCCTATGAACAATTTAACTCATGTCATATATATTCATCCATATCTTAATCTCCATAACCCTATCCTAATACACCATTACCTATTTCATTATCTGAACCAGAGTCTATATCTTCGTTGTCATGACAATCGCCCACATCCTCCTTAGTGTTATGGTCGATAACACCCTATTTTACCATCAATATTCACCGCAAAGTCATATAAAATGACACATGAAATGATAGGTTCATGATTGAATTTTACCTAGTTTCACTTGTGCTTAGAGAAATTATGTATGTAGGAAAAATAGCAAAAAGAGGCTAAAATGGTGATAAACTTGAAGTATACAAGCAAGTGGACGTTATAGGAGGCCGATGGCCCATAAGCATGCCCCGCTCCCCTTAAGTGCCACATCACCTCCCTGCCACATTAGTGATCCATGGGAGCGCCTCCTCGACAAATCATAATCAATCttattgtgggggtataaacccctatacccttacggctagacttgggccaagaGATTTGGCTAACTACAAGATGATTCGTAGCTTGGTTTATCTACTCGGAGTTCTGCGCAAGGAAATAAGACGTGGAAATCAAGCAAGATCCTAGTCGGTTAACAGGAATTGacatcgaactatctatggcaattgtaaccgactaggattagtttctagatttgtaACCTTGTcccctggactatataaggaggggcagatcAACTCATTACATCtcatatcaatacaatcagatacaagacgtaggtattacgccctcactatggccaaacctggataaaatccttacctgtgtcttgcgtcatcaTCAAGTTCTTAGCTTGCGCATATGGTCTACCGACAATCTACTACCTTGGGCATACCCCTAGGGAGACTACCGaccagctttcatcgacagtggcgTTCTGTAACACCAAAAAATTTAATTTTCAGTTAATAGGATTTATTTGAATAtgttgtgagcatttaaattagtaaagaaataaattttgttgaaattaaaattcaACATAGGGATAGAAACATGTTTTTGCACTCATGTTGGAGCATATTTAATTTTCTGGATGTGTGGTTTGACTCAAAACTTAAATGGATTCAAAATCCTTTTGGAAAAGGCTttggaaaaaaagaagaaaaaaagaaagaggcaAGGACCCGCCCAGCACCCCTGCCCCAGCGCACGGCCCAGTTCTCGGCCTAGCCGAGCAGGCCAGCCGCGGCCCAGCGTAGCTCCCACCCCTCTCCCTATCTCTCTGGCGCATCTGGCCCGCACGGCAGCGCCCTTCTCCCTCTCTTCTCTCGCCGCGACGCgggacccacgcgtcagcgCCCTTTTCTTCTTCCCCGGATCGCAAACAAGCCGGACTCGAATCGGGAGGAGACCCGATCCCGGTTTCCTCGGGATTTCTTCCTTCCGCGTGTAATCAAACCCCTATAAAGTCCTAGGTCAACCCCGcggctccctctttgcatccaaGTGGAGAAACCAAGCCCTAATCTTCGTGTTCTCTTGAGTTTGGATCTCGGCGTGGCCGATCTTGTTTCTCCCCGCGGTGCGCGCTCCTCGTGCGTCCCCTGGCCAAACCAAGctcctaggtgagttcgcggcGCTTTTCCCCACTCCCCGGTGCCCTTGAATCGGCGTTTGGTGCACCAAATCGCGGGTTTGGAgctcaccggcgagctccccgcggccgtcaatggcgccgccgcgtcggAGGTTTTCCTGGCGGCCGACCTGCCGCCACTGACCCCCTTGGACGCGCCCGAGCCGTTGGATCGAGATCTAAAGGCCGAAAATAAAACATACCCCTTCGCTGCAcattttgctaaagagaccctgcGGAATTTGGTTATATAACCCGCGGTCCTCGGCGGTTATATCAGTTTACGCTTTCTCGGTTTTGAAAACGTAAACGGCCGGCTGAGTTCCAAATACGTTTTCcagtatttacagttttgccatcaaaattgttttgctcataaaatatacgttttaactccatttttgtccattcaaatttcgttaaaTTCGtaattacgagctctacatgttagaagtatttattctctgttttgaaactttttattttcacagtaacatttaattaattatctatcaataggaaatcttggaaaattcatatcttctacgttataattccgattttcgtgaacttgacatttgtgagatcgtagcgctgcgtagaacattttgataaacttttatatttattttaccactgattgtctacattggattgcgtgttgttgattgatgatcgggtatagacggtgagcgatacgttggtgatcaaggtcaatcttttgaagaccagcagcaggctcaggagagctttgatcaaggcaagtatgacttaggatcatccttgttacatattcacttataaatacacatatatatcatatgcatgctttcaccttgtcgacccgagcaaaatcatagatgattgttacctggattccttgctacctacttgatatgcatttggtgtagatgtgctagtgcttgatataatccatgatcttgtaagatgattaatagttgTGCAATGaatataaaagaatgacaaataactgtatgagatcttgtctgtacgtgatcacccgggacaacagtgcaaccatgagggctataatggctctggctttagctcagtatgaagaccttttctagcttgttagaggttacccgaaagggcggaggggctgaaccgttttgggtatagtgtggcctctgtctgtatgtgtataggctgcgagtcattgtgccatcggaaggggggctctatatctgcgcgcgaaggaaaccttgcggccctaacatgttagacgaacttttgaaaggcttcatagtgatccctaccgaccttccttggtagtgggttaagaggctgatcacctcgggcgaaagggtaaatcatgactcatgggtaaagatgtacaacctctgcagagtgttaaaactagtatactagccgagctcacggtgatgagcggccttggggacatctacattaagatgatgagcttattatgttattatgatcatttgattattgtttatgctatgagttaattatgcttacacttgatcatgtgattaatggattatttatgctaccttgacatttgttatataattatgaacatgctatccactattaaaagctaaatacaGTCAAACcggtgtcagctatttgagcctcatgaacccctggttatacttgttgagtatgatatgtgctcactcttgcaatttcccaacaccctagGTTATGCTAAGGATGATGATTGGattgaggactaccgttatgagtattaggcttggagtcaaccagtcaacagtgtccctgtgtggtgcttccgtcgagagcgttgtttatctCATATTGTCatttttgtgtaagactatgtgatttattatgttccgctatgtaataaacactgcaatggtacatttgagatttgtctacttatatgTGTGActatttctggggcacatatgagtcttttatgcatcctattttgttcttaaaatatgggtgtgacacgttctaggtagggggtgtgcatcCGTGGAAGacaaacaagatggtcatcgtcccCGCTTCCGCGTCCGTGGTAGGAGGCCTCGCGTTCACCATCGTCCGGATCACCTGGACGACTAGCCTCAGCAACTTCACCGCCACAACCACTAAAGAAACACAGATTCAATCTATGCCAATTCCTCCTTCAACGACATCGGCTGCGGTCCTGACCACGTTGGTTGTGACTACCACCACTCCGACAATGTCTCCGAGCACGCCGACAACACGTCCTCTGTTTCCCCGCTACAGCGAGAAGCAGATTGGCAATGCTGACCTGCTCAAGGCTATCGATCAGGTCGATCTCAAGCTTTTTGAAACCCTAACTGTGGTAGATTCAATCTCGAGTCAAACTACCAGACCACGTAATTGATCGTCATGGATCTACtcgaccaactcgtgtcactACACATGAACGGTTGGAAACAGATCTAACGATCATCGCTACCCCAGAAGGACAGACCGTTTAGACCAAGGCAACCCCTTAGATTGGGCAATACTCGGTGTTCCCTCATGGCTTGCGCAACTCAGCTGTGCTAGCCTCGCATGATGCACATCTGTTGTTCACAGATTCTACGTCGATAGATCCAATTTCGAGTCAGCGTACCTTAGGCATGCATCAAACACGCCACTTCATCAACATGGTCTCCGTCCATACTCTCCCAGAGGATGATACTTCAAGTACACAATCTAGCACCGGATCCATCCCGACTAAGGATCTACATCTCGAGGACGATGACTACAATATGGATTTCCCCCCATATCCCCTAGGTTTCCCTCGCTTCCCGATCTTTCTGCCATGACGAGGAGATCTAGTCCTCAATGTCAGCAATGACGAACCAGCACCTGATGGCGAAACCGACGATGAGAGACAGCAACACGAGCAACGCAATGCTGATCGTGCTCAACGGTGAGCACACGAAGAGGAAGAACACCAAAAGCAGATAAACCCACAGAATCTCAATGATGCTTTTGACATGGTGGGAAATCAGTAGGTGTTCAAGACTCTAAACGCCAACGTAGCTGTTGCTATGGCTAATCTCAAATGACTCCCAAACACGTCGGAATACTAGGATGTCCGAACCAACATATGGGCACACTTGATCGCCGCCATGGGACAAACAGCGGATCTAGTCAGATGGGCTCAAGTTGTTTCCTATACATCTGCCACCTCTGGTCGCAGCCATCGAAGTCGCATCTTATCGCCACCTGGTGGTTCTCGTCGCAACCATTTACCACTAGGCGATGCTCACCAAGGGAATAACATTGATCACCGCAATCAAGAGGTGCATTACAACGGCTATGATCGGGATGCCCATCAACGTCGTCGAGCCCATGAGCCCAATCGTGGTCACAACAAAGAAGTTAATCAGAGGGCAGACCATGATCTCCACCATAACCTTCTACCATGAGATATACGTGACCACATCAACAAGCGCATCAACGACAGAGTACCCATGAGAACATTTGGTGCATCGAGTATGACACTACACATGCCCCCCCTAGGTTGAAGCAGTTTACCCCTCATCTTTGACAAGTCATGTGGCCCCACAATTTCAAGCTTAAGAAGCTCAAGAAATACAATGGCAAGGAGAACCCTgcaaactggatcactctataCGAGATAGCCATCTGGTCGGCCACAGGCGACGAGCATGTGATGGCAAATTATTTCCCCATTGTCCTTGATCAAGCCAATCATCAGTGGCTGCTCAGCCTACCAGAAAACTTGTTCGACACATGGGAAGAATTACACCAGGCATTCATCGATAACTTTATAGCTACCTGCAAATAGCCTGGCAATAAGTATGACCTTGAGAGGATACGTGATCGTAAGGACGAGCCACTCCATGACTACATCCGATGTTTCTTGGATATGTGCCTTAAGATCCCAAAAATCTCTCATAATGAGGCAATCTATGTGTTCATCAAAGGCCTTCATTATCATGAGGCCCTTTGAAGCAAGTTACTctgcaaaaggccgaccacacTCGCCGAGCTTCTTGCCACCGCCAAGAACTATGTCGACGCTGACGACATGGAGAAGCTAACCAGAGAAGATGTAAGAAGTAACCAACAGATCGACCACCACCCTCGGCTCATAACCGTGACAACTGTGGGAGATTCGACAACCGCAATTCCCGTCGCAACGACAATCGGGACCGGCGTGAAGGATGGGATAGGCACCGTGACCACCGTGATGACTTTAGGGGTAAGAGGCCTCATGAAAACAACCACAAGGACAACATAGTCAAGAGGTTTACTAGTCGCCGTGCCTATTAGGATGACTATAACAAAGCCTTGAATGGcccgtgccaactccatcctTGATCTACCCACACCATGGAAAATTGTCGCGTCCTTAAGAACATCTATGCATAGCAGATCATTCAGGATGATGCTACGAAGGCCACAGGCAACCGTGATAGGCGCAATTGCAAAGAGGACGATGATGATCAAGACCGAGACCCCTGCCACCAATACATCAACAAGACTGACGTCGTCCATTCTATCTTTGGCGGCAAGGTATTGATTGAATCCAAGAGTGAGTGCAAGCTCGTCAGAAGGGCATGCCTGAACATTGATAGCGTCGATGATATTATCGCCGACTCGAAGCTTCTCGCCTGGTCACATCGGGATATCTCTTTCAACAGGCAGGATCGCTAGGCCACCATCCTTGAGCCAGCGCATTTTCCCCTCATTCTGGACCCATGCATCAATAGCGTCCATTTCGAGCGCATGCTCGTCGATGGTGGCAGCTCCATCAACATCTTGTTTCATAGCAGTCTCCCTACTCTCAAGCTAACTCAAGCGGACTTAAAGCCGTATGAAGCTTAGTTTTGGGGTGTGCTACCAGGTCAAAGCTCTATGCCTCTTGGCCAAATAATGCTTCTTATACAATTTGGTACTCACGACCACTTCCACACCgagttcatcaactttgtggtcgcagaCTTTGAAGGGACGTATCACGCCATCCTAGGTTGTCCTTCACCCACCAAGTTCATGGCGGTGCCGCACTACACTTACCTAGTGCTCAAGATGCCTACTGAAAAGGGCGTTCTCACAGTCAGAGGCAACATCTACACCGCCTACACCTATGAGGAGGAAAGCTTTAGGGTTACCGAGGCCATTGACCTCTTAGTTTGGATGGCGGAGACCACAACTCAGGCAACACAAACATCCTCCGACCAACTCGAGATTCCTGAACTACAGGCTCTAAGGAAGAACGtcaaatccaaggagcacaaagagATTCAACTGGTCGACAACGACCCCAAAAAAATGGCTCTCATCAGAGCCACCTTGgatcctaaataggaagacacgctcgtcaggttcctaagggacaacgtaagcgtgtTCACATGGAAACCTACAGACATGTCTGGTGTCCCTCggcacctgatcgagcactccttgaatgtctcgaagaccgccagACCTATCAAGCAAAAACTACAACAGTTCACTTGCGACAAGAAGGTGGCTATTAGGATAGAAGTTACACAGCTTTTAGCAGCCGgttttattaaagaagtgtatcatccagattggcttgccaatctaGTACTTGTAAGGAAAAAAATAATGAatagagaatgtgcgttgactaCACTGATcttaacaaacactgtcctaaggaCCCCTTTGGTCTCCCTCGTATTGACGAGGTGGTTGACTTTACGGCTGGATGTGAACTTCTCTCTTTCctcgattgctactctggttatcactagATCTCATTAAACACcgacgaccagatcaaaacttcTATCATCACTCTTTTTGGCGTGTATTGTTACACAACCATGTATTTTGGGTTAAAAATGCAGGGGCTACATACCAGCGTGCTATCCAGTAATGCCTTCGCAACGAAATACGAGATGACCTCATTGAGGCCTACGTCGATGACGTCGTCATAAAAACCAGGGTAGCCAACACACTGATTGATAACCTTAATCAAACTTTTAAAGCCCTCAAtcgatacaagtggaagcttaaccccaaaaaatgcatcATTGGCGTTCCTTCAGGTATCCTGCTCGGCAACATCATCAGTCACGACAGCATACACCCTAACCCCTCCAAAGTTAAGGCGGTACTCAATATGCGACCTCCAAAAAACATGAAGGACATATAGAAACTCACCGGATGCATGGTCACCCTCAGGCGTTTCATATCCTGACTAGGGGAAAAGGGACTCCCTTTTTCAAGCTGTTAAAAGCATCTGAAAAATTCGTCTAGACCAAGGAGGCTGACGTTGCATTCACACAACGCATGGTTTTTCTAACCTCCCCCCTGGTCCTTACCgcacctcaacctaacgagGTCTTACTCCTATACATTGTGGCTATGGATCGCGTTGTCTCAACAGTGCTCGTGGTTGAGCGCGAGGATCTCGACCACGTACAAGGTCCAGCTACTAgtctacttcataagtgaagtactTAACAaatccaagaccaggtatcccTAGATTCAGAAGTTGATCTATGCCATCCTAATCACTTGTAGAAAATTGAAGCACTATTTCGACAGCCACCACATCATCGTAACTACAAACTTTCCATTGGGCGATATCCTGCGTAATAAGGATGCTAATGGTCAGatagtgaaatgggcaatggagttgTGTCCCT
This window of the Sorghum bicolor cultivar BTx623 chromosome 7, Sorghum_bicolor_NCBIv3, whole genome shotgun sequence genome carries:
- the LOC8075392 gene encoding uncharacterized protein LOC8075392 — translated: MRETDKEDGKGNIDEIKQYRDARWVTPPEALWRIYGFDLSKNHPPVQQLQLHLPDMHMVAFHKRDKVEKIVNRPGVEESMLTAYLDANRHDEEAHKILYRDFPEYYTWQSDGKFWQKRKNSVFQIGSVISAHPAEGERYFLRVLLNNVAGATSYEHLRTVDGVLLPSFREAAERRGLIEEDNTLDECLTEATLFQMPTSLRRLFATILVFCEPHDVMGLWIKHYDAMSEDYSRNNPSPDLVQQMVLIDIRNMLQSMGKDIRSFPLPDIDHSYDDASHIPREIFEEASVEQNPEDVLLCDSLNAEQKFAYNEIMTAVYSKQGGLFFVDGPGGTGKTFLYRALLAKLRSQDKLAVATATSGVAAAIMPGGRTAHSRFKIPLTLQEGGCCSFTKQSGTAKLLQQAALIIWDEASMTKRQNLEALDNSLRDIMDYLLRIGDGTEEVNGDGNVRILDEICIPYSGDADKDLHSLIDSIFPNLNTNMADKDYITTRAILSTRNDWVDMINMKMIEMFQGGETVYHSFDTAVDDPHNYYPSEFLNSLTPNGLPPHVLKLKLGCPVILLRNIDPANGLCNGTRLVVRGFRRNTIDAEIVVGQHAGKRVFLPRIPLCSSDDEMFPFQFKRKQFPIRLSFAMTVNKSQGQTIPNVGCVPARTGLLSRPIVGGVHPWKTNKMVIVPASASVVGGLAFTIVRITWTTSLSNFTATTTKETQIQSMPIPPSTTSAAVLTTLVVTTTTPTMSPSTPTTRPLFPRYSEKQIGNADLLKAIDQVDLKLFETLTVVDSISSQTTRPRN